The DNA segment GAACCAGTCGATGGTGTCTTGCGGCTGCCAATGGAAGAAGGCGCCGCGCAGCTCGCGGGACCCGCGCGGGTAGAATCGGGCGAGCTCCTTCGGCTCGAAGCAATGGTGGGTGACGTTGCAGCGGCCGCCTCCCGAGATCGCGACCTTGGCTAAGACGCGCCGCGACTGCTCGAAGATGTGTACCGAGGCGGCTGGTTTCGCTTCGGCGGCGGTGATGGCGGCGAAGTAGCCTGCCGCCCCGCCGCCGATGACGGCTATGGAAGGCGACTGGTGTGCCGAGCGAATCGACTCTTGAGGCGCGCTGCGGCGAGACATGGCGAGATGGGAGGTGCGATCGGCTTGGGTCAGGCGTGGCGCGGCGGCCACGCCCTACCGGGATCTAGAGCAGGGCTTTGGCCTGGGCTTTGCTCAGGCGCGGACCAAATTTCGAAACGACGGCGGAGGAGGCTCGGCTGGCGAGGGCTCCGGCCTCGGCGTGGGAAAGGCCGTTGGTGATGCCGTAGAGGAAGGCGCCGGCGAACAGATCGCCGGCTCCATTGGTGTCGACGGCCTTGGTCGGCACCGGGGCGATCGGGATGCTTTGGCTCCCGTCCCAGACCAGAGCGCCTTTGGGTCCGAGGGTCATGACGAATTGCTTGGCGGAGGCCTTCAGGGCCTCGAAGGCCGCTTCTTCGCTATCGGCGCCAGTGAAGATCATTGCTTCCTCCTCGTTGCAGAAAAGCAGGTCCACGCCATCGCCGACTACCTCCTTCATGCCGTCGCCGAAGTACTTGACCATGGCGGGGTCGGAGAAGGTCAGGGCGACCTTCACGCCGCTTTGCTGGGCGATTGCCTTGGCGGATTTCATGGCCTCGCGGCCGTTGTCGCTGGTGACGAGGTAGCCTTCGATGTAGAGGTATTCGGAGTCGAGCAGGGCGCTGGTAGCGATGTTGTCTTCCGAGTAGCTGGCGGTGATGCCGAGGAAGGTGTTCATGGTGCGCTCCGCGTCCGCGGTGGTCATGACGAGACACTTGCCGGTGGTGCCCTGCGGGAGCTGACCGGAGATGAGATTGGTGTCCGCTCCATTGGCTTGCAGGTCGGCGATGTAGAATTCGCCGAGCTCGTCCTGGGCCACCTTGCAGCTGTAGAAGACGGAGGCCCCGAACTGGGCGGCCCCGATGACGGTGTTGGCGGCCGAGCCGCCGCATTGCTTGTCGGCGGCCAGCATATCGATGGCCGTGACCAATGCTGCTTGGCGCTCTTCGTCAACCAGGGTCATGACGCCCTTTTCGATGCCGTTGGTCGCGAAGAAGGCGTCATCGACTTCGGTGACGATGTCGACGAGCGCGTTGCCCATTCCGTAAATGTCGTATTTTTTTGCCATCGCGTTCGGTTGTGGGGAATCGACGGCGCTTGGCAACGGGGAAAGACGGCGGTTTTTGGGTTCCGCCGTCCGTATTGTCTGAGGCGCGACTAGCAGCAACAGCAGGAGCAATTGCCTTCGCCGCAGTCGCAGTCATTGGCACCCGTGCAGCAGGCGCTCGCCTGGGTTAGTTCCTCGATGGATTCTTCGCTGCCGGAGCAGTTATGTTGGTGTTTCATTTTTTTCCTTTGGTTGTGGTTTTCGTGACGTCCGGTTGTCCGGACAAAGCGGTAGCTCTGGCCGCGGAGGAGTCCGGGCCGATCTTACGTTTTTTTTAGGGGGGAGAGGCTTGGCGAGAGGTCGCTGAGGCGTGGGCAGGTCTAAATCTTAGCCGCAGCCGCAGCCGTTTCCCAGCTGGTCGATGTTTTCCATGATGTTGCAGTCGCAAGCCGCCTCCTCCAGCGGAGCGCAGCGTTTCACCCGCTCAAGCAAGGCCCGTTGTCGTTGCAAAGTCGCGATCTGCTGGTCGATCTCCTGGATCTTGACGGCCGCTTTTTCGCCCAGGCCGCGGCAGCCGGCGTCCTCCAGGTCGTGCAGTTCGAGCACGGCGGCGATCTCCTTCAGGGTGAAGCCCAGGTCTTTGGCTTTGGCGATGAAGGCCAGCCGGGCTACGTCCTCTTCGCGGTAGCGGCGGTAGTTGGAGCTGTCGCGGAAGGATGGGCGGATGAGGCCGCGCTGTTCGTAGTAGCGCAGGGTTTCGAAGTGAGTGGAGCTGCGTTTGGCGAGCTCGCCTCGAGTGAGGGGCATCCCGGTTTTCTCGGTCGTGGGGGCGGTCTTCATGATGGGCGAAGTCTAGGGCTTGTAGTAGGGCGCAAGGTCAAGCGGGACGGTGCAGCGGTTTGCCAAAAAAACGAACGAAATGCCCTCTCGCAGGCTGTGGAAGCAGCGATTTGGGAAAAGTGCAGGCAACTCGCATTAGGAGTTGATGCGTCGAGCCGCGCTCACCTAGAGTCGCCCTCCATGGCGCCAATCATCGACGAAATCCGAGGACTCTATGGACTTTACCCGTCCTGGCTCGTCACGACCTGCCTTGTCATCGTGGGGCTCGGTCTTGCTTGGCTTCTTTGGAAATTGATCCGTATCGGCATGGTGGTGATCGTCACCGTGCTGCTGCTGGCCATCGTCGGTTTCGCTGGCTGGATGATTTTGGGCGCCTGACGCGATGTAGTTGACCTCCTCCTTTTTATCTCATTCTCATGGCAGCCAAAGTGGAACAGAGTAAGGCAAAGAAATATATTTTCGTGACCGGGGGCGTGGTATCGTCGCTGGGCAAGGGTTTGACCGCCGCCTCCTTGGGCGCCTTGCTCGAGGAGCGAGGCACCACGGTGCGTATCCAGAAGTTCGATCCCTATCTGAACGTGGATCCGGGAACCATGAATCCCTTCCAGCATGGCGAGGTGTACGTGCTCGATGACGGGGCGGAGACCGATCTGGATCTCGGTCACTACGAACGCTTTACGTCCGGAAAGCTCAGTCAGTTCAACAACCTGACTTCGGGCCAGATCTACGAATCGGTGATTCAGAAGGAGCGTCGCGGCGAGTACCTGGGAAAGACCGTGCAGGTGATCCCGCATGTGACCAACGAGATCAAGGAACGCATCCGGGCGGCCAGCAAGGACGTGGATATCTTGATCACGGAAATCGGCGGGACGACGGGAGATATCGAAGGCCTGCCGTTTCTCGAAGCCATGCGCCAGTTCGCGCTCGAGGCGGGGCGCGAGAACGTGATGTTCATCCACGTGACGCTGCTGCCTTATTTGACGGCGGCCGGCGAGCTGAAGACCAAGCCAACCCAGCAGAGCGTGGCCAAGCTGCGCGAAATCGGCATCCAGCCGGACATCTTGGTGTGCCGCACCGAGCACCCGATCGACTCGGAGTTGCGCGAGAAGATGAGCCTTTTCTGCAACGTGCCGGCCAAGGCGGTGATCGAGGAGATCGACGTGGAATCGTCCATCTACGAGCTTCCTTTGATGCTGCATCGCGAGAAGCTGGACGATCTGGTGGTAGACCGTTTGCAGCTCGACGCTCCGCAGGCCAAGGACAGCATTTGGGTCGACATCGTTCGTCGACTGAAATCGCCTTCGAAACGCGTAACCATCGGCGTCGTCGGCAAGTACATCGAGCTGCAGGACGCCTATAAGTCGGTCTACGAATCCATCACGCACGCGGGCATCGCCAACGATTGCCATGTGAACATCAAGCGCATCGACGCGGAGTCGCTGGAAACGGCGGAAGGGCGTGAAATCCTGAAGAATCTCGACGGCATCCTGGTGCCGGGGGGCTTCGGGGACCGTGGCACGGAAGGCAAGATCGCCGCCGTGCGCTACGCCCGCGAAAACGGCGTGCCCTATTTCGGACTCTGTCTCGGGCTGCAGATCGCGGTGATCGAGTTTTGCCGAAACGTGCTGGGGCTCACCGAAGCGAACAGTTTGGAGTTTGACGAAGATACCAAGGATCCGGTCATCACTTTGATGGAGGAGCAGAAGTCGGTGGTCGACAAAGGCGCCACCATGCGGCTCGGCTCCTACGAATGCCGCGTGAAGAAGGGAACCAAGGCTTTTGCGGCCTACGGTCAGGAAATCGTGCGCGAACGCCATCGCCATCGCTACGAGTTCAACAACGACTATCTGGAGCAGGTGGAGGC comes from the Pelagicoccus sp. SDUM812003 genome and includes:
- a CDS encoding CTP synthase; the encoded protein is MAAKVEQSKAKKYIFVTGGVVSSLGKGLTAASLGALLEERGTTVRIQKFDPYLNVDPGTMNPFQHGEVYVLDDGAETDLDLGHYERFTSGKLSQFNNLTSGQIYESVIQKERRGEYLGKTVQVIPHVTNEIKERIRAASKDVDILITEIGGTTGDIEGLPFLEAMRQFALEAGRENVMFIHVTLLPYLTAAGELKTKPTQQSVAKLREIGIQPDILVCRTEHPIDSELREKMSLFCNVPAKAVIEEIDVESSIYELPLMLHREKLDDLVVDRLQLDAPQAKDSIWVDIVRRLKSPSKRVTIGVVGKYIELQDAYKSVYESITHAGIANDCHVNIKRIDAESLETAEGREILKNLDGILVPGGFGDRGTEGKIAAVRYARENGVPYFGLCLGLQIAVIEFCRNVLGLTEANSLEFDEDTKDPVITLMEEQKSVVDKGATMRLGSYECRVKKGTKAFAAYGQEIVRERHRHRYEFNNDYLEQVEAKGMVISGVNPKRNLVEMVELKDHPWFLAVQSHPEFLSKPNKAHPLFRAFVEAAIRKEEAR
- a CDS encoding MerR family transcriptional regulator — its product is MKTAPTTEKTGMPLTRGELAKRSSTHFETLRYYEQRGLIRPSFRDSSNYRRYREEDVARLAFIAKAKDLGFTLKEIAAVLELHDLEDAGCRGLGEKAAVKIQEIDQQIATLQRQRALLERVKRCAPLEEAACDCNIMENIDQLGNGCGCG
- a CDS encoding adenosine kinase gives rise to the protein MAKKYDIYGMGNALVDIVTEVDDAFFATNGIEKGVMTLVDEERQAALVTAIDMLAADKQCGGSAANTVIGAAQFGASVFYSCKVAQDELGEFYIADLQANGADTNLISGQLPQGTTGKCLVMTTADAERTMNTFLGITASYSEDNIATSALLDSEYLYIEGYLVTSDNGREAMKSAKAIAQQSGVKVALTFSDPAMVKYFGDGMKEVVGDGVDLLFCNEEEAMIFTGADSEEAAFEALKASAKQFVMTLGPKGALVWDGSQSIPIAPVPTKAVDTNGAGDLFAGAFLYGITNGLSHAEAGALASRASSAVVSKFGPRLSKAQAKALL